In Spiroplasma sp. SV19, one DNA window encodes the following:
- a CDS encoding DDE-type integrase/transposase/recombinase, with protein sequence MIRNVYYQIGRQTYDAKRITLYLNSIGMKCSVKKVRRYLKIADLKPINEPIKRKQNGPKEYLKGKYERLFKYPFRTRYPNQVWVVDITEKHYDNNIYYLCTFKDIFTKKAVGWAVNQMRGFQLVEAAFFNAINHNLTENILKELIIHSDNGTEFKGYQYNRMLKYAGCQISMSWIGRSKDNPHIESLWNIYKKEVLDKSEYTFDEFKYQTNLYFNWYNLERLRI encoded by the coding sequence ATGATTAGGAATGTATATTATCAAATAGGTAGACAAACATATGATGCAAAACGAATTACATTATATTTAAATTCAATAGGAATGAAGTGCTCAGTTAAAAAAGTAAGAAGATATTTAAAAATTGCTGATTTAAAACCTATTAATGAACCAATTAAAAGAAAACAAAATGGTCCAAAAGAATATTTAAAAGGAAAATATGAGCGTTTATTTAAGTATCCTTTCAGAACAAGATATCCAAATCAAGTATGAGTTGTTGATATTACTGAAAAACATTATGATAATAATATTTATTATTTGTGCACATTTAAGGATATTTTCACAAAAAAGGCTGTAGGTTGAGCTGTTAATCAAATGAGAGGCTTTCAACTAGTTGAAGCTGCATTTTTCAATGCGATTAATCATAATTTAACTGAAAATATCTTAAAAGAATTAATTATACATAGTGATAATGGAACAGAATTTAAGGGTTATCAATATAATAGGATGTTAAAATATGCAGGATGTCAAATTAGTATGTCGTGAATAGGAAGGTCTAAAGATAATCCTCATATTGAATCATTATGAAATATTTATAAAAAAGAAGTATTAGACAAATCAGAATATACGTTTGATGAATTTAAATATCAAACAAATTTATATTTTAATTGATATAATCTTGAACGATTAAGAATATAA
- the gap gene encoding type I glyceraldehyde-3-phosphate dehydrogenase, whose translation MTKIAINGFGRIGRLAFRKLFEEKGVEIVAINDLTDAKTLATLLELDSAQGGWMRGKISSEENAIIVDGKKVVVCAEKDPTALPWGKLGVDVVVESTGRFADKAGASQHITAGAKKVLISAPAKGTDVKTIVYNVNHKDITKDDTVISGASCTTNCLAPMAKVLDEKFGIEKGYMTTVHAVTNDQRLLDLAHDDLRRARAAFSNIVPTKTGAAAAVALVLPQLKGKFDGMALRVPTITGSIVDLAVELKKITTVDEINGAMKSAASETFGYNTQPIVSSDIIGESHGSIFDATLTKIIEVDGKQLVKVYAWYDNEMSYVSQMVRTLLYFATV comes from the coding sequence ATGACAAAAATTGCAATTAACGGATTCGGACGTATCGGCCGTTTAGCATTTAGAAAATTATTTGAGGAAAAAGGTGTTGAAATTGTCGCAATTAATGATTTAACAGATGCAAAAACATTAGCAACATTATTAGAACTTGATTCAGCCCAAGGGGGATGAATGCGAGGAAAAATTTCTTCAGAAGAAAATGCTATTATTGTTGATGGAAAGAAAGTAGTTGTTTGTGCAGAAAAAGATCCAACCGCTTTACCATGAGGAAAATTAGGGGTAGATGTTGTTGTTGAGTCAACGGGGCGCTTTGCTGATAAAGCAGGAGCTTCACAACATATTACGGCAGGAGCAAAAAAAGTTTTAATTTCAGCGCCAGCAAAAGGAACAGATGTTAAAACAATTGTTTATAATGTTAACCATAAAGATATCACTAAAGATGATACTGTTATTTCAGGGGCAAGTTGTACAACAAACTGTTTAGCACCAATGGCTAAGGTTTTAGATGAAAAATTTGGAATTGAAAAAGGATATATGACAACTGTTCATGCTGTTACAAATGACCAACGTTTATTAGATTTAGCTCATGATGATTTAAGAAGAGCACGTGCTGCCTTTTCTAATATTGTTCCAACTAAAACTGGAGCAGCCGCAGCCGTAGCGTTAGTATTACCACAATTAAAAGGTAAATTTGATGGAATGGCATTACGTGTCCCAACAATTACAGGATCAATCGTTGACTTGGCAGTTGAATTGAAAAAAATTACAACAGTTGATGAAATTAATGGTGCAATGAAATCAGCTGCATCAGAAACTTTTGGTTATAATACACAACCAATTGTTTCATCAGATATTATTGGGGAATCACATGGTTCAATCTTTGATGCAACATTAACTAAAATTATTGAAGTTGATGGAAAACAATTAGTTAAAGTATATGCATGATATGATAATGAAATGTCATATGTATCACAAATGGTACGAACATTATTATACTTTGCAACAGTTTAA
- a CDS encoding ATP-binding protein, translating to MVKLNLLEQIKNNEELMLNLQTITFDVNDYEKFSLLFEEYLNSYHRCESAPDLSLCQQQFKGYKYYFKKEDNKLFLTRIECNHMVALNEINKVKNNYLYYDFSDELLKLRLSDIKKDENFNNMHHIIGEMVKFVKGQRQKGLYIYGEPGVGKTYLLIRLANVLANNNRKVAFISVINLINRVKESFNTFSNESSLVYDLLRADVLFLDDIGGETVSPWVRDDLLFRILNDRISRQLPTFFSSNFTTTALTTIYANVKNEISDKEINKVKALRIVDRIRGLATELELIGNSRRSDDDYVEVRTT from the coding sequence ATGGTAAAACTAAATTTGTTAGAACAAATTAAGAATAATGAAGAGTTAATGCTTAATTTGCAAACAATTACTTTTGATGTCAATGATTATGAAAAGTTTAGTTTGCTCTTTGAAGAATATTTGAATAGTTATCATCGTTGTGAATCAGCGCCAGATTTATCATTATGTCAGCAACAATTTAAAGGCTATAAATATTATTTTAAAAAGGAAGATAATAAGTTATTCTTAACGCGAATTGAGTGTAACCATATGGTAGCGTTGAATGAAATAAATAAAGTTAAAAATAATTATCTTTATTATGATTTTAGTGATGAGTTATTAAAGCTGCGCTTAAGTGATATTAAGAAAGATGAAAATTTTAATAATATGCATCATATTATTGGCGAAATGGTTAAGTTTGTCAAGGGGCAACGCCAAAAAGGATTGTACATTTATGGTGAGCCGGGGGTTGGGAAAACTTATTTATTAATTAGATTAGCTAATGTATTAGCAAACAATAATCGAAAAGTTGCTTTTATTTCAGTAATTAATTTAATTAACCGCGTAAAAGAATCATTTAATACTTTTAGTAACGAATCTTCTTTGGTTTATGATTTATTGCGCGCTGATGTTTTATTTTTAGATGACATTGGGGGAGAAACAGTTTCACCATGAGTTCGTGATGATTTATTATTTCGAATTCTTAATGATCGGATTAGTCGGCAGTTACCAACTTTTTTTTCTTCTAATTTTACAACAACTGCATTAACAACAATTTATGCAAATGTTAAAAATGAAATTAGTGATAAAGAGATTAATAAAGTGAAAGCGTTGCGAATTGTTGATCGGATTCGCGGATTGGCAACTGAATTGGAATTAATTGGAAATAGTAGGAGAAGTGATGATGACTATGTCGAAGTACGAACTACATAA
- a CDS encoding DnaD domain protein: protein MLEKEATYLIKQENQLSDDERMLLLCLYRPLIGDKAHMLYIAFTAQDFILELNIKYQLDHLLLLLQMTYEEFLTAKNKLEIIGLLKVLKREKGKHHILKPQLPVSGIAFFENKVLSDYLLNAVGEKSFTIIRAKFIEECYSLPVNETSPQLKITNVNLDFVYIDKYLATKNANHKLYLPYREKIIQLANYYHVLTNNLAIFIYKSIELIEQKRIFNYEKFQQLLSDFHQKTILQKQITGDQLNLIVNEENVAKPTSMLEAKINEMTSIDPIEYLTLLRENTKPTPMEVDLIRDLIINYSLKPGVVNCLIEYVWFKNSHRIERKYCEKIANTFNQLQIDTVDKAMRHLRSAYAKTQKNKIAKETIKSNTYKLKETTVKNNMAMLEYNKLYEQKRQEQKEEKVDLNQLLDDLKNL, encoded by the coding sequence ATGTTGGAAAAAGAGGCTACATATTTAATAAAGCAAGAAAACCAATTATCAGATGATGAACGTATGCTCCTTTTATGTTTATATCGTCCTCTTATTGGTGATAAAGCACATATGTTATATATTGCTTTTACCGCGCAAGATTTTATTTTAGAATTAAATATTAAATATCAATTAGACCATCTTTTATTACTATTACAAATGACATACGAAGAGTTTTTAACAGCAAAAAATAAATTAGAAATAATTGGTCTTTTAAAAGTGTTGAAACGTGAAAAAGGGAAGCACCATATTTTAAAACCGCAATTACCAGTGTCGGGTATTGCTTTTTTTGAAAATAAGGTTTTAAGCGATTACTTATTAAATGCTGTGGGGGAAAAATCTTTTACAATTATTAGAGCCAAGTTTATTGAAGAGTGTTATTCTCTTCCTGTTAATGAAACATCTCCACAATTAAAGATTACTAATGTTAATTTAGATTTTGTTTACATTGACAAGTACTTAGCAACTAAAAATGCCAATCATAAATTGTATTTACCGTATCGTGAAAAAATTATTCAATTAGCAAATTATTATCATGTTTTAACAAATAATCTTGCTATTTTTATTTATAAGAGTATTGAATTAATTGAACAAAAACGGATTTTTAATTATGAAAAATTTCAACAATTATTATCTGACTTTCATCAAAAAACAATTCTGCAAAAACAAATTACAGGAGATCAATTAAATTTAATTGTTAATGAGGAAAATGTGGCAAAGCCAACAAGCATGTTGGAAGCAAAGATTAATGAAATGACTTCAATTGATCCAATTGAATATTTAACTTTACTACGAGAAAACACAAAACCAACCCCCATGGAAGTTGATTTAATTCGTGATTTAATTATTAATTATTCGTTAAAACCAGGTGTTGTAAATTGTTTAATTGAATATGTTTGGTTTAAAAATTCTCATCGAATTGAAAGAAAGTATTGTGAAAAAATTGCCAATACTTTTAATCAATTACAAATTGATACAGTCGATAAAGCGATGAGACATTTGCGAAGCGCCTATGCGAAAACACAAAAAAATAAAATTGCAAAAGAAACAATTAAAAGCAATACTTATAAATTAAAAGAAACAACAGTGAAAAATAATATGGCAATGTTAGAATATAATAAGCTTTATGAACAAAAGCGGCAAGAACAAAAGGAAGAAAAAGTTGATCTTAACCAATTATTAGATGATTTAAAAAACTTGTAA
- a CDS encoding folate family ECF transporter S component, with protein MLYLLTNIGAWLGIGFFLGLGVLLDYKNLKKINILTITVTSLLIALSVILTNLIGYTIPITGGIALALGNFLIFVVGMLFGPFFGVLSGIATDTLGSLVNIQGTYHGGFAFNLAFYGLMGSIVFLFKSEKFWVVKTIMLYIIAFVLISFGFNVLWLYSIGWNSVVLGVTFIAKAIKFPIQMAIYLPMTISSFTILYKLITTRHSITLWCAQNKTLSFVPIKFKKRSSPNH; from the coding sequence ATGTTGTATTTATTAACAAATATTGGCGCTTGGTTGGGAATTGGGTTCTTCCTTGGACTGGGTGTTTTATTAGATTATAAGAATTTAAAAAAAATTAATATTCTGACAATTACCGTAACAAGTTTATTAATTGCATTATCAGTTATTTTAACAAATTTAATTGGGTATACAATTCCAATTACGGGAGGAATTGCATTAGCATTAGGTAACTTTTTAATTTTTGTTGTTGGAATGTTATTTGGACCTTTTTTTGGTGTTTTAAGTGGCATTGCAACTGATACTTTAGGATCGTTAGTTAATATTCAAGGAACCTACCATGGTGGTTTTGCTTTTAATCTTGCTTTTTATGGTTTAATGGGTAGCATTGTTTTTCTTTTTAAAAGTGAGAAATTTTGAGTTGTAAAAACAATTATGTTATACATCATTGCTTTTGTGTTAATTTCGTTTGGGTTTAATGTCTTATGGTTATATTCAATTGGTTGAAATTCAGTTGTGTTAGGCGTAACATTTATTGCAAAAGCAATTAAGTTTCCAATCCAAATGGCAATTTATTTACCAATGACAATTTCTAGTTTTACCATTTTATATAAATTAATTACAACACGGCACAGTATTACTTTATGGTGTGCTCAAAACAAAACATTATCATTCGTGCCAATTAAATTTAAAAAACGTAGTTCTCCGAATCATTAA
- a CDS encoding Mur ligase family protein gives MVVKKQLFKAALFKKEYNLAKLLAEKYHNAQDKIQVVNVVGTNGKGSVSNYLQRQLMLNYKKVGLFTSPAFLKHNERIKINNDIISDNDLKRIIKSIKEEIKTYQLTFFEIWVLICIKYFLEQQIEVAVIEAGIGGRLDATNVFNNQLAVLLTSIDYDHTEVLGTGLESIIQNKVGIVKNDCKLFISANCQKYFSVITKYLNSDRIITSEVYPQAINYYQEFNVGLVIKFLTFFKFKINYALFKVNPVLGRFTQLSKNPYFIIDGAHNPEGIRACIHTFEMLNNLNHDEVLVLYASAQKKDYLQNLMLLKEHFGTNLYITAFKHPMSWDITNINFHNKVKNWKKLLLQNKTKNILVCGSLYFIPLVYQFYLERM, from the coding sequence ATGGTTGTTAAAAAACAACTTTTTAAAGCTGCTTTGTTTAAGAAAGAATATAATTTAGCAAAACTATTAGCAGAAAAATATCATAATGCACAAGATAAAATTCAAGTTGTTAATGTTGTTGGAACTAATGGGAAGGGTTCTGTTTCTAATTATTTGCAACGACAATTAATGTTAAATTATAAAAAAGTTGGCCTTTTTACTTCGCCAGCATTTTTAAAACACAATGAACGAATTAAAATTAATAATGACATTATTAGTGATAATGATTTAAAACGAATTATTAAGAGTATTAAAGAAGAAATTAAAACTTATCAACTAACCTTTTTTGAGATTTGAGTTTTAATTTGTATTAAATATTTTTTAGAACAGCAAATTGAAGTTGCTGTAATTGAAGCTGGGATTGGTGGACGATTAGATGCAACTAATGTTTTTAATAATCAATTAGCGGTGTTATTAACTTCAATTGATTATGATCATACTGAAGTTTTAGGGACTGGTTTAGAAAGTATTATTCAAAATAAAGTTGGGATTGTTAAAAATGATTGTAAACTTTTTATTAGTGCAAATTGTCAAAAATATTTTTCTGTTATTACAAAATATCTTAATTCGGATAGAATTATTACAAGCGAAGTTTATCCGCAAGCAATTAATTATTATCAAGAATTTAATGTTGGACTAGTAATTAAGTTTTTGACATTTTTTAAGTTTAAAATTAATTATGCACTTTTTAAAGTAAATCCGGTTTTGGGTCGTTTTACTCAATTGAGTAAAAACCCGTATTTTATTATTGATGGTGCACATAATCCCGAAGGAATTCGTGCTTGCATTCATACATTTGAAATGCTAAATAATTTAAACCATGATGAAGTATTAGTACTATATGCATCAGCACAAAAGAAAGATTATTTGCAAAATTTAATGTTGTTAAAAGAACATTTTGGGACAAATTTGTATATTACTGCTTTTAAACACCCAATGTCGTGAGATATTACGAACATTAATTTTCATAATAAAGTAAAAAATTGAAAAAAATTATTATTGCAAAACAAGACAAAAAATATTTTAGTTTGTGGGTCGTTGTATTTTATTCCGTTAGTATATCAGTTTTATTTAGAGAGGATGTAA
- the uvrA gene encoding excinuclease ABC subunit UvrA, with the protein MGKDWIVVKGARENNLKNIDVQIPKDKLVVFTGLSGSGKSSLAFNTIYAEGRRRYIESLSSYARQFLGGNEKPDVDAIDGLSPAISIDQKTTSHNPRSTVGTVTEIYDYLRLLYARVGTPYCINGHGVIKSVTIKEIINNLKQLLSEGEKFMILSPVVRDKKGSFKDLFARLKQESFIRVKVNSEIKTLDEEIELDKNKRQNIDIIIDRLVYKNSEELLSRIHDAIEVALKYGNALVKIDFVDQQKETLFSTNYSCNICGFVIPELEPRLFSFNSPAGACNECKGLGVKLEVDEDLLIPNRELSILQGAIVYLKNIVNTTNIEWQKFKVLAEHYHIILEQPVSDLTKEQLGYLIHGSDEPIEYNFKTASGNIMRGYDYIEGVGQLIERRYTETSSETAREYYKQFMTDKKCGTCQGKRLNEIPLSVKINNISISDFTDLSVEDELKEILNLVLTESQQEIARLVINELVNRLDFLNRVGLSYLTLSRNASTLSGGEAQRIRLATQIGSQLTGVLYVLDEPSIGLHQRDNDKLIETLKSLRDLGNTLIVVEHDEDTIRASDYVVDIGPRAGINGGEVVATGSVDDIKQSRNSITGKYLTGELAIAVPSKRRGGNSLTLEIKGARENNLKNINVIIPLNKFVCLTGVSGSGKSTLMNEILWKGIKKNLGLATDRPGAHDKIVGIDNIDKVINISQDPIGKTPRSNPATYTSVFDDIRDLFANTNEAKARGYLKGRFSFNVPGGRCENCQGDGIIKISMHFLPTVYVPCEVCEGKRYNDETLLVKFKDKNIYDVLEMTVDQACEFFAKQPKISQKLGTMQEVGLGYIKLGQSATELSGGEAQRVKLSTFLLKRTTGKTLFLLDEPTTGLHVDDVKRLLLVLNKIVDNGDTVVTIEHNLDVIKVADYIIDLGPEGGIGGGTVIATGTPEQIAVKSDISYTAQYLKPLLNQEK; encoded by the coding sequence ATGGGAAAAGATTGAATTGTTGTTAAAGGAGCACGTGAAAATAATTTAAAGAATATAGATGTTCAGATTCCAAAAGATAAATTAGTTGTTTTTACTGGTTTATCAGGGAGTGGAAAATCATCATTAGCTTTTAATACTATTTATGCGGAAGGTCGTCGTCGTTATATTGAAAGTTTGTCAAGTTATGCTCGTCAATTTTTAGGTGGTAATGAAAAACCAGATGTTGATGCAATTGATGGGTTGTCACCAGCAATTTCAATTGATCAAAAGACAACTAGTCATAATCCACGAAGTACAGTTGGAACAGTAACTGAAATTTATGATTATTTACGATTATTATATGCACGGGTTGGAACTCCTTATTGTATTAATGGGCATGGTGTTATTAAGTCAGTGACAATTAAAGAAATTATTAACAATTTAAAACAGCTTTTAAGTGAAGGAGAAAAATTTATGATTTTATCACCAGTTGTGCGTGATAAAAAAGGTAGTTTTAAAGATTTATTTGCACGGTTAAAACAAGAAAGTTTTATTCGGGTAAAAGTTAATAGCGAAATTAAAACATTGGATGAAGAAATTGAATTAGATAAAAACAAACGACAAAACATTGACATTATTATTGACCGGTTAGTGTACAAGAATTCAGAAGAGTTATTAAGTCGAATTCATGATGCGATTGAAGTTGCTCTAAAGTATGGGAATGCTTTAGTAAAGATTGATTTTGTTGATCAACAAAAAGAAACACTATTTTCAACAAATTATTCATGTAATATTTGTGGGTTTGTGATTCCAGAATTAGAACCACGATTATTTTCTTTTAATTCACCAGCTGGAGCTTGTAATGAATGTAAGGGATTAGGTGTAAAATTAGAAGTTGATGAGGATTTATTAATTCCAAATCGCGAACTATCAATATTGCAAGGAGCAATTGTTTATTTAAAAAATATTGTTAATACAACAAATATTGAATGACAAAAATTTAAAGTTCTTGCCGAACACTATCATATTATTTTAGAACAACCAGTTAGTGATTTAACAAAAGAGCAATTGGGATATTTAATTCACGGTAGTGATGAACCAATTGAATATAATTTTAAAACAGCAAGCGGAAATATTATGCGTGGATATGATTATATTGAAGGAGTTGGACAATTAATTGAGCGACGTTATACCGAAACTTCTAGTGAAACTGCTCGTGAATATTATAAGCAGTTTATGACAGATAAAAAATGTGGAACTTGTCAGGGGAAACGGTTAAATGAAATTCCGTTATCAGTAAAAATTAATAATATTAGTATTTCTGATTTTACTGACTTGTCAGTTGAAGATGAACTAAAAGAAATTTTAAATTTAGTTTTAACTGAGTCACAACAAGAAATTGCGCGATTAGTAATTAACGAATTAGTTAATCGCCTTGATTTTTTAAATCGAGTTGGTTTGAGTTATTTAACATTGTCACGTAATGCTTCAACTTTATCAGGGGGAGAAGCACAACGGATTAGATTAGCAACGCAAATTGGAAGTCAGTTAACCGGAGTCCTATATGTTTTAGATGAACCATCAATTGGATTACACCAACGTGATAATGACAAATTAATTGAAACATTAAAAAGTCTACGAGACTTAGGAAATACTTTAATTGTTGTTGAACATGATGAAGATACGATTCGTGCAAGTGATTATGTTGTTGACATTGGACCGCGGGCAGGAATTAATGGTGGTGAAGTTGTTGCAACTGGAAGTGTTGATGATATTAAGCAAAGTCGAAATTCAATTACCGGAAAATATTTAACTGGTGAATTAGCAATTGCGGTGCCAAGCAAACGTCGTGGTGGGAATAGTTTAACATTAGAAATTAAAGGAGCACGTGAAAATAATTTAAAAAATATCAATGTAATAATTCCCTTAAATAAATTTGTTTGTTTAACAGGAGTTTCTGGTAGTGGGAAGTCAACTTTAATGAATGAGATTTTATGAAAAGGAATTAAGAAGAATCTTGGTTTAGCAACTGATCGCCCTGGAGCGCATGACAAAATTGTTGGGATTGATAATATTGATAAAGTTATTAATATTTCACAAGACCCAATTGGAAAAACGCCGCGAAGTAATCCAGCGACATATACCTCAGTCTTTGATGACATTCGTGATTTATTTGCAAATACAAACGAAGCAAAGGCCCGTGGTTATTTAAAAGGACGATTTTCGTTTAATGTTCCGGGAGGACGCTGTGAGAATTGTCAAGGGGATGGAATTATTAAAATTTCAATGCATTTTTTACCAACGGTTTATGTGCCTTGTGAAGTTTGCGAAGGGAAAAGATATAATGATGAAACATTATTAGTTAAGTTTAAAGATAAAAATATTTATGATGTTTTAGAAATGACAGTTGACCAGGCTTGTGAATTTTTTGCAAAACAACCAAAGATTAGTCAGAAGTTAGGAACAATGCAAGAAGTTGGTTTAGGTTATATCAAACTAGGACAATCAGCAACTGAATTATCAGGGGGAGAAGCACAACGAGTTAAGCTATCAACTTTTTTACTAAAACGAACAACAGGTAAAACATTATTTTTATTAGATGAACCAACAACAGGGCTACATGTTGATGATGTTAAGCGGCTATTATTAGTTTTAAATAAAATTGTGGACAATGGTGATACAGTTGTTACAATTGAACATAACTTAGATGTGATCAAAGTAGCAGATTATATTATTGACTTAGGACCAGAAGGTGGTATTGGTGGTGGCACTGTTATTGCAACAGGAACCCCAGAACAAATTGCAGTAAAAAGTGATATTAGTTATACGGCACAATATCTAAAACCATTATTGAATCAGGAAAAATAA
- a CDS encoding GIY-YIG nuclease family protein, which yields MMQKHYFYVLVCADKTLYAGYTVDLVRREQEHNLGNGAKYTALLKRRPVKIIYSEEYDTRSAAMQREATFKQLSRVDKINFLQKQKIDLSFVMGTDVVKS from the coding sequence ATTATGCAAAAACATTATTTTTATGTCTTAGTTTGTGCCGATAAAACATTATATGCTGGGTATACGGTTGATTTAGTTCGTCGTGAGCAAGAACATAACCTTGGAAACGGTGCAAAGTATACGGCGTTATTAAAGCGCAGACCAGTTAAAATAATTTATAGTGAAGAATATGACACGCGCTCAGCAGCAATGCAACGTGAAGCAACTTTTAAGCAGTTATCACGGGTTGATAAAATTAATTTTTTGCAAAAGCAAAAGATTGATTTATCATTTGTAATGGGAACAGATGTGGTAAAATCATAA
- a CDS encoding ABC-F family ATP-binding cassette domain-containing protein, translating into MSLINIDNLSHANGGKVLYKNATVRINKGEHLALIGANGTGKTTLLRIIYGKITPEQGMIELHPKVKIGYLDQHQELDGSLTVDQFLKLTYQHLFDIEQKIHDIYEKMSVNYNEDELVKALKLQEHLDQNGFETIDKEIRSLVDGLGIDPTKLNTKLLELSGGQRGKVILAKLLLSENDFLLLDEPTNFLDLEQVEWLAKFLQNYDKAFLVVSHDVDFINKVAKVIYAIENLTINRYVGNYQQYLALSELKNEQYDKAQKGQERLIKKLETYVAKNKARASTAKSAQSRQKQIEKMDVIEKRHELTKPKFSFKYKRPASTTIVSAEKLEIGYQFPLIQPLTFDIRDGEKCIVRGYNGIGKTTFLNTLAGSLPKLGGTLKLGNGVVIAYFHQIEAMIDMTPIEYLKNLYPDLEEGRIRSILANFGVKSTLMQNQMTKLSGGEQTKVRLSALSLEPCSLLILDEPTNHIDVLAKEALLEAIQAFEGTVLITTHDINFSVNWADKVLDFEKMI; encoded by the coding sequence ATGAGTTTAATTAATATTGACAATTTAAGTCATGCTAACGGTGGAAAGGTTTTATATAAGAACGCAACAGTTCGAATCAATAAGGGTGAACATTTAGCATTAATTGGAGCTAATGGAACCGGGAAGACTACGCTATTAAGGATAATTTATGGGAAAATTACTCCTGAACAAGGTATGATTGAATTACATCCAAAAGTTAAAATTGGTTATTTAGATCAACATCAAGAGTTAGATGGTAGTTTAACAGTTGATCAGTTTTTAAAATTAACATATCAACATTTATTTGATATTGAACAAAAAATTCATGATATTTATGAAAAAATGAGTGTTAATTATAATGAAGATGAATTAGTGAAGGCCTTAAAACTGCAAGAACATTTAGACCAAAATGGGTTTGAAACAATTGATAAAGAAATTCGAAGTTTAGTTGATGGATTAGGGATTGACCCAACAAAGTTAAATACTAAGTTATTAGAATTATCGGGAGGACAACGGGGCAAAGTTATTTTAGCAAAGTTGTTATTATCAGAAAATGATTTTTTATTGTTAGATGAACCAACTAACTTTTTAGATTTAGAACAAGTTGAATGGTTAGCAAAGTTTTTACAAAATTATGATAAAGCATTTTTGGTAGTTTCTCATGATGTTGATTTTATTAATAAAGTTGCAAAGGTTATTTATGCAATTGAGAATTTAACAATTAATCGTTATGTTGGAAATTATCAGCAGTACTTAGCATTAAGTGAATTAAAAAACGAACAGTATGATAAAGCCCAAAAAGGCCAAGAGCGATTAATTAAAAAATTAGAAACTTATGTTGCAAAAAATAAGGCACGTGCTTCAACGGCGAAAAGTGCACAGTCACGCCAAAAACAAATTGAGAAAATGGATGTTATTGAAAAACGTCATGAATTAACGAAACCAAAGTTTAGTTTTAAATATAAGCGACCAGCAAGTACAACAATTGTTAGTGCCGAAAAATTAGAGATTGGTTATCAGTTTCCATTAATTCAACCTTTAACATTTGATATTCGTGATGGAGAAAAATGTATTGTGCGAGGATATAACGGAATTGGAAAAACAACTTTTTTAAATACTTTGGCAGGAAGTCTTCCAAAGTTAGGGGGAACTTTAAAACTTGGTAATGGTGTTGTTATTGCTTATTTTCATCAAATTGAAGCGATGATAGATATGACGCCAATTGAGTATTTAAAAAATTTATATCCTGATCTTGAAGAAGGACGAATTCGTAGTATTTTAGCAAATTTTGGAGTTAAAAGTACTTTAATGCAAAACCAAATGACAAAGTTATCTGGAGGAGAACAAACGAAAGTTCGGTTATCAGCGTTGTCATTAGAACCATGTAGTTTACTAATTTTAGATGAACCAACAAATCATATTGATGTTTTAGCTAAAGAAGCATTACTAGAAGCAATTCAAGCATTTGAAGGAACTGTTTTAATTACAACCCATGATATTAATTTTAGTGTTAATTGAGCAGACAAAGTACTTGATTTTGAGAAAATGATATAG